DNA from Daphnia pulicaria isolate SC F1-1A chromosome 3, SC_F0-13Bv2, whole genome shotgun sequence:
CTTTTTGTATAAGCAGACAGCAGATCgtccgataaaaaaaaaaaaaaatgaaataaaagtcgAAATTGTTGTTTGATAATAATTGAAACAGATGTGTATGGTTGCAGAAATATACAAAGTTGACAATCCGAATGGCGGAAATTGGGTTGTCccatgacaattttttttaaacaagaaattaAGAAACAAAGGGGCGCGaaattacaaaataataataaaaaaattaacaaatacaTTTCGccattatgattattatttttttcttcttattcttgcgACAATTGAATTCATAGAgcgaaaataacaaatgaattgGTTGTCGTATTAGCTTTGGAGGGCGGTTCGATTTCcggtgaaattatttttttgtttcgttttgtttttttcaatttttttatcatccgtcaatgatgaaatgaaagctgaaaataataataataaaaaaaaagaaaagaacaagatTTTGATATAAAAGATTCAAACGTTTGGGGGCACTGGAGAGCAGTGAGAGTCTGAcaaataaaacccaaaaaaatatttgacaaaaaagttCCCTCgacatcaaatagaaaaattattataagagaCGGACGGAGTAAaataggtaaaaaaaaaattcataagaTAGTATATAGtttgttttataaaaaaaaaaaaaaagggagagaggcTTTTTCATAGAAAAAGTCGGTGGTGGTCAGGTGAACGCGTGATATTGAGGGGTGCGGGTGGGGAGGGGGGTAATCGATAGATACTGATAGatctgtatgtgtgtgtatgtctcACTCTATTTTATTATGTACAACTTGTTGAACCTTTaacactcttttttttgtttgtgaaatTAACTACATATATGGGACAGAAGATTATTTCTctcatcataaaaaaaaacaaaagtttggcTGGTAGTTGTGTTTTCTttccgtcttttctttttaacacctcgtcgttttttcttcaatcctCAACTGTTCATCCTATTTACAATTGTTATACATCTTACACATGCATCATCACAAAATTATGGAgggtatattttattttattttttttgctgcTGTTTAGTTTTTCTCGGAAATTGATTTCGGGTTTTCTAGTAGCGGAGTGCGGAAACGCGAGgagtaaaaaatggttttattttatatgaATAGGACTGTAGGTGTATAATAGTAATAGTGGTGGTTGCTGGTTTGCTGGTGGCAGTTCCTTATGTGTCTGGAACATTCCATATAGTTGGTTGACCGTTGATCGGTCGTGGCTTATTTgtaacgaaacaaaaacaatcggGAgggatagggggggggggaggagagcAATCAACAAATCATACATCATTGGGCATATTTAAATATATAGGCTCGAAATTGGTGAGCGAAAATtgtaccgaaaaaaaaattaacaaacaaaaaaaaatcgggaaatctctctctctcgggatAGAATTGGGGGTGTTTGTCTCAATGTATCGATTATAAAAAAGATAGTCGATCATTGATGGATtacataagagagagagagagagagaaagatgaaGCGATCATCCTCAGCACATGTCAGCAGTCATCAATTGAAGACCAGATGACTGGGCAGTACAAATCGCGCTATCCTGTACAACATTTTGGCGTACCAGTGGATGCCCACTAGCGTCGGAGGTTTGCTCTCGCTGGTGCTCGATCTCTCAGCCTCGACGCTTATTCTGACTGGGATGCTGCTGCCGCTCGCTGATTCTGTCCGGTCGTGATTCCACCAGCTGAGGGCTCGCCAGAAGTGGACCAGACTCTTGTGGACGTTGTTGAGGAGACGGACGGGAGCGAATGCCCAGTGAGCGATGGTCTGGTCGTCAATGACGGCGTAACAGGAGACGACGACTTGGTCAACCACCAGTGTCCCTTCCTCGGTCAGCGGTGCCAGAACTCCTCGCTGGGTCACGGCCGAGACGCCGACCACCCGTTGCGGCTTGGGTCGGCCGTCGGGGCCAGTCGAAACGATCCAGTCGCCAATTTGCACTTTGGAGGCGAAGGTGGCCTTCAGGCGGGTTCCGAAACGGTCCATTGTGGCATTGGCCATCATCTGGTCCAGCAATCGGTCTTCCTCTTCGGCGCTGCTGTTCTCGCCTGAGTGCAAACTGTTGGATTGGAGTTGTCCGTTCATCAAGTCGACGTCGACATCCTCCAGTAAATCTTGGCTGGCCACCGTGTAGATCAGGTGGCTGGCCGTCATCGTCACGCTGGCACCGTCGGCCGAAAGCAGCTGGACGAAATCCCGTTCCTCGCTCAGGTCGCGGTCCAGGAACAACAAGACGGGACTGAAGACCAAACGGCCCTGCGAGTCCATCGACTGGATCCGGTCGCCCACCGACAATTCAGACAGTTTCTTGACTCCGCCGCTCTCGCTCAAAACGGTCGATTCCGGCGGGAAACATCCTCCGTGACGACCGGCTTGAGAAGATTCtgttaaatcaaatcaaagaaaaattcgGTTATTATAAATGTCTTTGtttgaaagaatttttcaaatggaggaaacaaaaacgaacaaaatataacaaaaaagaTGGACGCTCGGAAATAACTGCGCTGGGAGACCCAAACTATCATTCTTCTTCCCTTGCGCCGGGTGCTGATGGCGGAGTGAAGTGGAAAAAAGagctaaagaaaaagaagaaggtaatAACAGTTGGGCTTTGATGCTGCTGCCCTTGTCTCGTCCAACTGTCGAATGTTTTCCGTGTCGAGAGATAACTACTACTTGTCGTCGTATATACTAGTTCgttccccccttcttcttcttcttcttcttcttctccgctcTCCCTTGTTGCTCTGTGGCACCGCGATGAACAGACGCGAGCATCCTTGCATAATATATAGGACCCGACTCTGTTGCCATGGCTCCTCTCTCCGAGCTTTCTTTCATATCCTTTTTGCCGAGTCTCTTTAGTTAGCTTTACATCCATATATAACATCTCTCTATCTATCTTGGTAAGATTCCTCCGAGTCCCATTCTTTTAGTGCTCATTATAACTCTAaccactttgtgtgtgtgtgtgtgccccgtttatttattttctgcgCGCTGACCTCCCGCCATCACGTCCTATGATATGTTTTCTTTCGTATGCGTCGAATGTATTGACTCTCGGctgttgggaaaaaaaacaaaaaacatggcAAAACTAAATAGCCAAGGTTATAGAAGAGAGGACTAACAGCAGCCCCCTGTCCTGTCTCCTGTCCCCTTGAATCAATTGGGcacgcagacacacacacacacacgttagACATGCAACAGCGTTTGACTCCAAGTTGACACTGAGAATCTGTTAGTCAATTAGAGTTTTCAAGATAAAAGGGCACCCAGAGAAGACACAACACACACCCCCCCTCCTGTCTGCGCTGTAATACCGAAAGCAACCCAAAATCTTTGGGGAAGATAGAGAAAAactgagaaataaaaatgtgtacaagagagagagagagagagagcagctaAAGCTCTTCCATGGGCTTCTTATGTTTAAGATATAGATggatgaggggggggggctccATAACAcggaccttttttcttttttttttttttgccctccTCTCGTCCGCATTCCTTATATAATAAAcatcgttcttcttcttcttcttcttctactttttttctgccttcttttCTGTCTGTTCCGTTTTTCTACCTGAGCAGTTCTCACGCGCGTACCTCAACACAAAAAACCTATGGGTGccactttttcttcatcttcttcttcttcttttggggggTTTCTGTCTACGAGCCCGTCTGCATTCATCCTTGGGAAAATATTCACTTAGTGAAAACATTACGTTGCCAATTTGTCGTCATGTTCTTCTTCCTTCAGATCCCCTATAGTTCTCGACTGATCGTTTGACTGCGCGAATGTCTGGCCCGTTGTTagacacgaaagaaaaaaagaaagaaagaaggaaaaactgcGATCCATCACCATCTCATCCGAGATGTACTGAAAAGATGAGGGGGGGTTCCGaagacaaaaaacgaaaatagaTAAATCATTCTCCAcaagaatttcaaatttgtttctcattttttattttttttttcatcatcagccatttgaaatgttgaatgaCAGTAAATCGTACAGACAACGACATCACTGGGTGgccgaaaacaaaagaaaaaaaagacaagagagaCAACGGGCGGCTTCTTTTTATCGCATCGCGGTGAGCCGGACAACGCGCGGCATTTCTCGAACGCCGTTCAAATGCCCGGAAAATGCGCACACGCAAAAAAGGCGACAGAGTACACGATCGattgtttcgtttctttttgccagagctcttcttcttcttttgggttaTTCCCAGGTGTGCGGAACGCCAATCGACTGGAGGAAAGAattcatttgtgtgtgtgtgtgtccgctTTTGTTACGAGCTCGGGGTGGGCGAGTGAAAACATTCCAGCGCATCCGCTTTCATTCTCCCATCACCAAATGAAAGGGAAAGCCATGCAGAAAGTCATGGGGCAACACAACACAGTTGTGTGCTGGCGACCGATCAGTTCGACAAAAGAAGGcgaaccattttcttttgattctcttTGAGGTCCGGCTCTTTTGGGTCGATCCGCATCGGACACGGAGGCCGACGAGAATGCTGTACACACAGGAGAAGATTtgagaaaatgggaaaaaccaTCCGAGCTGGAAGGGAAAAAGGCTGAGACGCGCTCATCGCCACGCACGATTTCAAATGTCACAacaatctcttcttcttcttcttcttcttctcacagCACAGAAGAACTGGCACCACGTCAAAAAGGACGGACATGTTTACACCACCAACTATGGAGGAAAGGTCGCCGCCGCCACCTCCCAGCTGCTGGACATTTCTCAAGAATTTTATCCCactttgatttattcatttttattattacgattATACGCAGCCAAAGGAagactatctctctctctttcgaggGGGGGAAAGGGGGGATATTCATTGGATCCACATTCACATAGATCTCCTCTATACATAGAGAAACCCACCCATATCATATAATAACGTGCCGAGTATAGATGCGCGTTTAATTTCACTCTTGACGTGGCAtcggaaaaaatgaaatctaaaaTTCCGGAGAGGTTTTCGTCACGGATCTCACCCCGTCTCTTTTGATTTCCCCCCGGTCGCCCGTGTCGAAGGATTTGTGTGCCCGTTGggaatcaagaaagaaaaatatatataagaaggAGATTATCAACGGGTGAGGACAAGATAGGCAATCagcagtgaaaaaagaaaaagaaaacggaccaggggagagagaaaatgaaataaaaaacgatgaaaaaaaaaaccaaaagggaCGAgttcaggaaaagaaaaggaggaggaatgTTGTTTGGTTTAAACCAATCGGAGAAGAAGTTTTGAAgttgttcctttttctttttcttttcctgactGACTGGGAGAGAAGAAACTGACGAAAGAGCTAAGAAACACACGAGATGAAGTCAAAGAAATGGCCGCTGTTTGACTGTTGGCAGTGTATAGCTACTACCTTGGCTATCAATTCAAAAAGGCCCCCCTCTCTTTTCCCACATATTTATGGGCgcaatcaaaaaagagaatagaGAATTTATTCTCCAGtaagaaacgaaacaaactCGGACGATACTCTGTCTCTCTTTCTGTTTTCTCCCCTTGATTTTTTCTCCATCGTGTCTGGCAATTTGCGGGGgagctcctcttcttcttcttgtcttgtCTTCCCGTTTTTATGTGCCGCGCAACAACTTGGGCGGCCCGGCATAAATTAACAAGCGCGAACCGAGCCGACCGCCGTCATGGCTCCCTATTTCTTTCTACTGTTTTCCTCATTTGaaatcgcttcttcttcttcttctatttctccaATTGAACACAACCCTGGCGCATTTGAATAGCCAAACGTGTCACTGTCGATCCCCCGACGATATGACGTCAGTTAGTTGGTCAACTACACTCCCACTTGATAATAATGACGCAACAcgggagggaagaagaaggagaaaagaaaagacgacgGAAGGTCAAACGTCCTCCCTGCTGCCGACACTTTAAATGAGTGTTAACGACTAGTTGGGAAATCATATTTTTTCGGaagaacacacacaagagcgGGACACGCCGCCCCGTCAACGAGTCAAAATATCAccctcttttttcccctttattctcctctctctcccggtgtgggaaagaaaattgaaaagaaccCCCCCACCACCTCAAAAGAAGTGGAAGGACACCCATCTCTTTATTTGGTGGTCTCCCCCTGAAAtgtccaagaaaaaaagaagtcggaTACGTATAGGTATAGACATTGTGTCGAGAGATAggcctcctccttcttttgaGAAGAAGGCCCACACAGAAGTGAGAGGGAGTAGTAGAGAGATAAGAGATCATATACATATTGAATCCTCGGGCATAGGCCTACAATCTATAcacatatatgtgtgtgtgctgtgctcgctgtgagaaaataaaaaaaaaagctccgAGTGCTGAAAAGCGCCCGTTGGAAATCTCTCCAgacatttatttgaattctctctctctcatctagcttggtagagagagaaaaaaggacagAAAATATATCTCTCTCTAAAGCCTGTGGCAGCACAGCGCAGTGCAGCGCAGAGATGGGTTATATACACACGCAGGTATGCGGTGTATAGGGCAAAAGAAGGAGCcgccgtttcttcttctttgaaaaaaataaaaaggtctaagagagagagaaaggtatAACGAGAAGAGAGACAAATCGGGTTCGGCGTCTAGAAGAGCGCGCACCAGGGCCCGGAGAGAACCCAAGTCGACATAGCTCACCCCGACAAGTGTTTCCTGCGGGGCTTTCTCTATTTATCCCCCGTGTATCTAATAATGCTCAGCTGgtttggaaagaagaagaagaagaaagaaagactagagagagagagagagagagagagcaggtCGACTCTCTTGAAGAGTTTGAATAAGCTGACGCGTCAAGTGAACGCGAGAAACGGCACCTCTCACAGGTGACGGAACCCAATCAGTCAGAGTCACATGATACTTGTTACCTGTTATACAACCCAAAGAGCGCTCTGGCTCTGCTGtgtagatatttaaaaaaagcttaCGGGGTATATTTATAACGTGCGCGCTGTACTACACCCAGCACTGACTGGAAATATACCCAGTTAAAACTATGCGGAAGGTATTTCCAAATCGACGCTTATTTTAGATccgatataaataaaaatagccaTGGCGtgggtttcccccccccccagcccATCTGGAAAATCTGATTTCgagtcgattttcttttttcctttttacattTGCTTACTCCCAAacacaaaatggaaaaaaataaaaaagaatgggaATAAATCCTTACAGCGCAGCTTGTTGTTGAGGGACCCTAGAGCTTGTTAAGTTGTGTTACACGCTCCGAGAGTCGAAGAGGTAGGAGGAGGAGCCCCCCATTGGTATGCGGGTAGTTATGtgggggggagaagaagaagaagaagaagagacggcGCATCAGGTAAAACAGGTAACACGGCCcaggatgaaaaaaaagagcggAGCGCCGAGAgttcagaaaaaaagggagagaagaTCTCCctgaatagaagaagaagaagaagagggtgcCGGTTATGTTGGAGAAGAAGGGGCTCCCATCACACAGGTTCCCCGCCGAGAGCGGCACCCATCACCCTGGCGATATACACggcctcttttcttctctttctttcttttctttctttctttcttccttctctCCAACATCTATTACTACTTAGACTCTTTATAAGTTTgtaccttcttttcttttcattctttttctgtcGGCCCACAGGCCACAGTCAAAAAGTCGCCGGAACAACACCCATCACCCCATTcgccacacacgcacacacacaacaaatgcCCGGActaaaatataagaaatgtCTGAAAAAACGGATGACGCTCCGTTGAAGATGGCgcatattaaataaataaataaataaataaaaaataccaacAGAACGTTAACAAGAAAAGATGATGGAAATGTTGTGAATGTGCTGGTCGCTATCCGCTGGGAGACGAGCGCGGGAGAGAGTCTCGTGGAATTATTCAACGATTTCATTAATGTCAAAAAGCAAAAGGGAATCGAATGCGTGTCCCGCACACCTGCGTGTGTTGTCGCTGTTCGCTGCGGAGGGTTTTTGACAAAAGTGTTTTGATTGAATGGACAAGACACATccgaatttgaattgacgtcAAACAAGCGCGAATTTTGTTACCATGTAAACGCTAAACAAAAAGGCCGGGCCAaggaaattcttcttctttccggaAGATTATTGTCCATCAATCGAATCAAATAAGACCCAGCTGGAACCCAAATAATAAGATTCGATCGAATGATGAATTCCGGGAGGTATTCAAGCGAATGCACGCAACATTCCTGGGCCGCGtttaaatctcttttttttttcccgcgcaGTCACTCTCTCTTTACCGATGATAACAGCCGATAGAATATCGAATAGCTCGGATGAAACACTTATTTTTCCCGTCTTGTAATATCCAGTCACTTTGTAGATTATCCCTGGCCAAGATTTtttccaaagaagaaaaaatccagcAGAAGAGAACACACGGTGACTCGTTTAAAATCGACGAGCTTTtcccccaacaacaacaacaacaacaacacaggtattttttttataggctggttttttgtttcgacctttttttcttctctccagcGGAATGTTCACACAGTCGCCTCATATACAAATtcgagttcttcttcttcttcatcatcggtGGTGCTGTGGGACTACTTAGCCCTTGTGTTGCGCCCTAtactctctccctctctctctctccctggcagggccataataataataacctcttttctctctctctctcccccccccttttttttt
Protein-coding regions in this window:
- the LOC124329079 gene encoding sonic hedgehog protein A-like — translated: MMASFVECWSSAGRPTCSSEEAGHVRTRRRRISVGVCSDCGGDGVERPTKSSASSCSSSTTTTSATTTTSSRRPHSSRRRSPGSSSSSAGCCYWLLVLLVVLSALLPSPATACGPGRGANRRRSPRKLTPLVFKQHVPNVSENTLGASGLTEGKITRDDPRFQQLVPNYNTDIVFKDEEGTGADRLMTQRCKEKLNTLAISVMNQWPGVKLRVTEGWDEEGLHATNSLHYEGRGVDITTSDRDRSKYGMLARLAVEAGFDWVYYESRAHIHASVKSESSQAGRHGGCFPPESTVLSESGGVKKLSELSVGDRIQSMDSQGRLVFSPVLLFLDRDLSEERDFVQLLSADGASVTMTASHLIYTVASQDLLEDVDVDLMNGQLQSNSLHSGENSSAEEEDRLLDQMMANATMDRFGTRLKATFASKVQIGDWIVSTGPDGRPKPQRVVGVSAVTQRGVLAPLTEEGTLVVDQVVVSCYAVIDDQTIAHWAFAPVRLLNNVHKSLVHFWRALSWWNHDRTESASGSSIPVRISVEAERSSTSESKPPTLVGIHWYAKMLYRIARFVLPSHLVFN